One genomic segment of Rhodohalobacter mucosus includes these proteins:
- a CDS encoding phosphotransacetylase — MSQIDKIRSRASQTKRKVLLPEAEKDIRVIKAAIMLKAGGYADPVLLGNRSSIQKLAETEGVELPDSLQVNTYSDPVQDERKFLYFKEKLKHKNPEEEQLRELSRHPLYTAGWLLDTGEADASVAGSVASTGDVIRSALRTVGVAESSELVSSSFLMEMPDGRVFTYADCGVVPYPDAPQLASIALDAAKTHQLLTGVEPVIAFLSFSTKGSARHERVDLVTEALRLAKSKKTGWRMDGELQFDAAAVRTVAERKAPDSDVKGDANVFIFPNLDAGNIAYKITERLAGASATGPLLQGLQKPIMDLSRGCSVDDIVNTACVASLLAAT; from the coding sequence ATGAGTCAGATCGACAAAATTCGTTCCAGAGCATCCCAAACAAAAAGAAAAGTGCTTCTTCCCGAAGCGGAGAAAGATATCCGCGTTATCAAGGCGGCAATTATGCTGAAAGCGGGCGGGTATGCCGATCCGGTTCTTCTCGGTAACCGTAGCAGTATTCAAAAACTGGCTGAAACGGAAGGGGTGGAGCTGCCCGACTCACTGCAGGTGAATACCTATTCCGATCCCGTACAGGACGAGCGGAAATTTCTCTATTTCAAAGAGAAACTAAAGCATAAAAATCCAGAGGAAGAACAGCTTAGGGAGCTGAGCAGACATCCTCTCTATACAGCCGGCTGGCTTTTGGATACCGGTGAGGCTGATGCCTCCGTAGCAGGTTCTGTAGCTTCAACAGGCGATGTGATCCGTTCCGCACTGAGAACCGTTGGTGTTGCCGAAAGCTCTGAGCTGGTATCCAGCTCATTTTTAATGGAGATGCCCGACGGTCGTGTCTTTACCTATGCCGATTGCGGGGTGGTTCCGTATCCTGATGCCCCGCAACTTGCATCCATTGCCCTCGACGCAGCGAAAACGCATCAGCTTTTGACCGGAGTTGAACCGGTGATAGCATTTCTTTCATTTTCAACGAAAGGCAGTGCACGGCACGAACGTGTTGACCTGGTAACGGAGGCACTTCGTCTTGCTAAGTCGAAAAAAACGGGATGGCGAATGGATGGCGAGCTGCAGTTTGATGCAGCAGCCGTTAGAACTGTGGCAGAAAGGAAAGCACCCGATTCTGATGTGAAGGGTGATGCAAATGTTTTCATTTTTCCCAATCTGGACGCCGGCAATATCGCCTATAAAATTACGGAACGCCTTGCAGGGGCAAGTGCCACCGGGCCATTGCTGCAGGGATTACAAAAACCGATAATGGACCTATCGAGAGGATGTTCAGTGGATGATATTGTGAACACTGCCTGCGTGGCATCATTGCTGGCAGCTACATAA
- the sufB gene encoding Fe-S cluster assembly protein SufB — protein sequence MSETKALETMIGEEYKYGFTTDVEYEDFPKGINEDVVRLISEKKGEPEWMTEFRLKAYRAWTEMEEPEWFNATYEKPKFDTLQYYSAPKNKPKLNSLDEVDPNIRETYEKLGIPLEEQKMLSGVAVDAVFDSVSIFTTFKEKLAEAGVIFCSISEAIQDYPELVKKYMGSVVPARDNFYAALNSAVFSDGSFCYVPKDTICPMELSTYFRINNMNSGQFERTLIIAEDNSHVSYLEGCTAPMYDEHQLHAAVVELIAMDNAEIKYSTIQNWYSGDEEGKGGIYNFVTKRGACRGDNSKISWTQLETGSAVTLKYPSVILQGDNSVGEFFSVAVTNKMQQADTGTKMIHLGKNTKSTIISKGISAGKSNNSYRGQVKFSKKADNARNYSQCDSMLIGQTCGAHTFPYIESANPTGKIEHEATTSRVGEDQIFYLQQRGISEDDAISLIVNGFCKEVLKELPMEFAVEANKLLGIKLEGSVG from the coding sequence ATGAGTGAGACGAAAGCTCTCGAAACAATGATTGGTGAAGAGTACAAGTATGGCTTCACCACGGATGTTGAATACGAAGATTTTCCCAAGGGAATCAATGAGGACGTTGTCCGTTTGATTTCAGAAAAGAAAGGTGAACCGGAGTGGATGACAGAATTCCGCCTGAAAGCCTATCGAGCATGGACCGAGATGGAAGAGCCGGAATGGTTCAATGCTACGTATGAGAAGCCAAAATTTGATACGCTGCAATATTATTCTGCTCCCAAGAATAAGCCCAAACTCAACAGTCTTGACGAAGTGGACCCCAACATACGGGAGACATATGAGAAACTGGGTATACCTCTCGAAGAGCAGAAAATGTTGTCGGGTGTTGCCGTGGACGCCGTATTCGACAGTGTTTCGATTTTTACCACATTCAAGGAGAAGCTGGCTGAGGCCGGAGTTATATTCTGCTCCATCTCCGAAGCTATCCAGGATTATCCGGAGCTTGTGAAAAAGTATATGGGGTCCGTTGTACCGGCGCGCGATAACTTTTATGCCGCGCTGAATTCCGCTGTTTTTTCAGACGGGTCGTTTTGCTATGTCCCCAAAGACACGATCTGCCCGATGGAGCTCTCCACCTATTTCCGGATCAACAATATGAATTCCGGACAGTTTGAGAGAACACTTATTATCGCAGAGGATAACAGTCATGTAAGCTATCTGGAAGGATGTACTGCTCCCATGTACGACGAGCACCAGCTGCATGCGGCGGTTGTGGAGCTTATTGCAATGGATAACGCAGAAATTAAATACTCCACCATTCAAAACTGGTATTCCGGCGATGAAGAGGGCAAGGGAGGCATCTATAACTTTGTAACTAAAAGAGGAGCATGCCGGGGCGACAACTCCAAAATCTCCTGGACACAGCTTGAAACCGGATCGGCGGTTACCTTGAAATACCCCAGCGTCATTCTTCAGGGCGACAATTCGGTGGGCGAATTTTTCTCTGTGGCCGTAACCAACAAAATGCAGCAGGCCGATACGGGTACTAAGATGATCCATCTGGGTAAAAACACCAAGAGCACGATCATCTCCAAGGGTATCTCTGCAGGTAAATCCAACAACAGCTATCGCGGACAGGTGAAGTTCAGCAAGAAGGCCGATAACGCCAGAAACTATTCCCAGTGCGATTCCATGCTGATCGGACAAACCTGCGGCGCTCATACTTTCCCATATATCGAGTCGGCTAACCCAACCGGGAAAATCGAACACGAAGCCACAACTTCAAGGGTGGGCGAAGATCAGATTTTCTACCTTCAGCAGAGAGGCATCAGCGAGGACGATGCCATCTCCCTTATTGTGAACGGTTTCTGCAAAGAGGTGCTCAAGGAGTTGCCGATGGAATTTGCCGTTGAGGCCAACAAACTGCTTGGCATCAAGCTTGAAGGCAGTGTTGGATAA
- the sufC gene encoding Fe-S cluster assembly ATPase SufC, which yields MLELKDLHVEVEGEGIEILKGVNLKVNKGEIHAIMGPNGSGKSTLSKVVAGHPEYEVTKGDILYDGESVLEMDPDERAHAGIFLAFQYPVEVPGVTNTTLLRESYNTIAASRGREELDPLEFDDYIKDKLDLVQMKPDFLERSVNTGFSGGEKKRNEIFQMAVLQPRLSLLDETDSGLDIDALKIVSDGINKLHGDEDAVVLITHYQRLLNYIEPDFVHVMMGGKIVKSGDKTLALKLEEQGYDWLEAHATVNGEAS from the coding sequence GTGTTAGAATTAAAAGATTTACATGTAGAAGTTGAGGGTGAAGGTATTGAGATCCTCAAAGGTGTCAATTTGAAAGTAAATAAGGGGGAAATTCATGCCATCATGGGCCCGAATGGAAGCGGCAAAAGCACGCTTTCGAAGGTTGTGGCGGGACACCCCGAGTACGAAGTCACCAAAGGCGACATTCTTTATGATGGTGAAAGTGTTCTTGAGATGGACCCCGATGAGCGGGCACATGCCGGAATCTTTCTGGCCTTCCAATATCCGGTTGAAGTTCCGGGTGTTACCAATACCACTCTGTTGAGGGAATCCTACAATACCATTGCGGCATCGAGAGGACGTGAAGAACTCGATCCGCTCGAGTTTGACGATTATATCAAGGATAAGCTCGACCTGGTACAGATGAAACCTGATTTTCTTGAACGAAGCGTTAACACAGGATTTTCAGGCGGCGAGAAAAAGCGAAACGAGATTTTCCAGATGGCCGTACTTCAGCCCCGCCTTTCACTGCTTGACGAAACCGATTCGGGACTGGATATCGATGCGCTTAAAATTGTATCGGACGGTATCAACAAACTGCACGGAGACGAGGATGCCGTGGTATTAATTACTCACTATCAGCGTCTGTTAAACTACATTGAGCCCGATTTTGTGCATGTTATGATGGGCGGCAAAATTGTAAAAAGCGGTGACAAAACGCTTGCTCTCAAACTGGAGGAGCAAGGGTACGACTGGCTCGAAGCACACGCAACCGTAAACGGAGAAGCAAGTTAA
- the sufD gene encoding Fe-S cluster assembly protein SufD: MAHPTDIEPSFLHRLAKNAPENDHWSEIRREGLKTLNHASFPHRKIEEWRFTDLKPLSRTDFFPINEAGTLPAADIEQYYIPESDRSRLVFINGRYHEKYSSIGGLGKGVTVGNLAEFEDHGAVEQYLNKLVNYEDDVFVPFNNLMLEDGAFIHLEEGAKAEAPIQILNLYTDAGKAYIAAPRMLVVAEKGSDVTIIEDHIGLAQNTYLTIPVCEVKAMEGAHIHHVRIQRDSTEAFHVSRPIAYVEKNSEYHSYTITLGAALSRNEPRVVQEAEEVDFTLDGLVLIDGEQVADTHSVMDHRFSHANSHQLHKVVVNGNAHSIFNGKIFVRKDAQKIDSFQENRNLLLSNDGLVNTKPQLEIFADDVLCSHGATIGQLDPEEVFYLQSRGMTEEKAKEVLTYAFALETIENMKVDSVHQLLIDEVYRYTKANTAEKVPV, encoded by the coding sequence ATGGCACATCCAACAGACATTGAACCATCCTTTTTGCACCGGCTGGCCAAGAATGCGCCGGAAAATGATCATTGGTCAGAAATTCGCAGGGAAGGGCTTAAAACCCTGAATCACGCCTCTTTTCCTCATCGGAAAATTGAGGAGTGGAGATTTACAGACCTGAAGCCGCTGTCCAGGACAGATTTTTTTCCGATAAATGAGGCCGGAACACTTCCAGCTGCCGATATTGAGCAGTATTACATACCGGAATCAGACCGCAGCAGACTGGTCTTTATCAACGGCCGCTACCATGAAAAATACTCATCCATCGGCGGATTGGGTAAGGGCGTTACGGTCGGCAATCTTGCCGAATTTGAAGACCATGGTGCGGTAGAGCAGTACCTGAATAAACTGGTGAATTACGAAGATGACGTTTTCGTCCCCTTCAACAATCTTATGCTCGAGGATGGTGCTTTTATCCATCTCGAAGAGGGCGCAAAGGCTGAAGCCCCCATACAGATTTTGAATCTGTACACTGATGCGGGCAAAGCGTATATAGCTGCGCCCAGAATGCTGGTTGTCGCAGAAAAGGGATCGGATGTCACAATTATCGAAGACCATATCGGACTTGCCCAGAATACATACCTGACCATTCCCGTTTGTGAAGTTAAAGCCATGGAGGGTGCCCATATTCACCACGTACGCATCCAGCGCGACAGCACGGAAGCCTTTCACGTATCGCGTCCGATTGCCTACGTAGAAAAGAATTCGGAGTATCACAGCTACACCATTACGCTTGGAGCGGCTCTTTCAAGGAATGAGCCCAGGGTTGTGCAGGAAGCAGAGGAAGTGGACTTTACACTCGACGGACTGGTTCTGATCGACGGCGAACAAGTAGCCGACACGCACTCCGTAATGGATCACAGGTTTTCTCACGCCAACAGCCACCAGCTGCACAAGGTAGTTGTAAACGGCAACGCACACAGCATCTTCAATGGCAAAATTTTTGTCAGAAAAGACGCGCAGAAAATTGATTCCTTTCAGGAGAACAGAAACCTGCTGCTTTCAAATGACGGGCTTGTAAACACCAAGCCGCAGCTTGAAATATTCGCTGATGACGTACTCTGCTCCCACGGAGCAACTATCGGGCAGCTGGACCCTGAAGAGGTATTTTATCTCCAGAGCCGGGGCATGACCGAAGAGAAAGCCAAGGAAGTGCTTACGTATGCATTTGCCCTGGAGACGATTGAAAATATGAAGGTAGACTCCGTCCATCAGCTGCTGATTGATGAAGTGTACAGATATACAAAAGCAAACACCGCAGAGAAAGTACCGGTTTAG
- a CDS encoding cysteine desulfurase, whose protein sequence is MTQPTAAIPKVDFDRIRKDFTVLDQQVNGHPLVYLDNAASSQMPVSVADRLDAYHRNEHANVHRGIHTLSQKATDAFEMTRRKVQQFIGASSSDEIVFTTGTTDSLNLAANSYGMENLQKGDEIILSEMEHHANIVPWQMVAQKTGAVIRVIPVLDNGELDMQAYKELLGPRTKIVSVIHVSNALGTVNPVKEITALAHEHHAVVVIDGAQSVPHQPVDVQDIDCDFFTFSSHKMCGPTGFGILYGKKHLLDKMPPYRGGGDMIDKVSFEETTYNVVPFRFEAGTPPIAAGIGLGAAIDYLNEIGMEQIANREYELVDYAVSRLREIEGLQMIGESSNRASVCSFVFDDIHASDLGTILDKRGIAVRTGHHCAQPILRRFNVPATTRASVSFYNTTEDIDRLVDGIHYAKSFFE, encoded by the coding sequence ATGACCCAACCCACAGCCGCCATACCGAAAGTTGATTTCGACAGGATACGGAAAGATTTCACCGTACTGGACCAGCAGGTAAACGGGCACCCGCTCGTCTATCTTGATAATGCTGCGTCGAGCCAGATGCCTGTTTCGGTTGCGGATCGTCTCGATGCATACCATCGCAACGAACACGCCAATGTACACAGGGGCATTCACACGTTAAGCCAAAAGGCAACGGACGCCTTTGAAATGACCCGAAGAAAAGTACAGCAGTTTATCGGTGCATCTTCATCAGACGAAATTGTATTCACAACCGGGACTACGGATTCGCTTAATTTGGCGGCCAACTCATACGGGATGGAAAATCTTCAGAAGGGTGATGAAATCATTCTCTCGGAGATGGAGCACCATGCCAATATTGTACCCTGGCAGATGGTTGCACAAAAAACAGGAGCCGTGATCAGGGTCATACCCGTACTTGACAATGGCGAGCTGGATATGCAAGCCTACAAAGAGCTTTTGGGCCCACGCACGAAAATAGTCTCCGTTATCCATGTGTCGAACGCGCTGGGAACCGTGAATCCGGTTAAAGAGATTACGGCACTAGCCCATGAGCATCATGCAGTGGTTGTTATTGACGGTGCTCAGTCCGTTCCTCATCAGCCGGTAGATGTGCAGGATATCGATTGTGACTTCTTTACATTTTCATCACACAAAATGTGCGGTCCCACGGGATTTGGAATATTGTACGGTAAAAAACACCTGCTCGACAAAATGCCACCGTATCGCGGTGGGGGCGACATGATCGACAAAGTGAGCTTTGAAGAGACGACGTACAATGTGGTTCCATTTCGGTTTGAAGCGGGAACGCCTCCCATTGCTGCAGGTATTGGCCTCGGCGCCGCAATTGATTACCTGAATGAGATCGGTATGGAACAGATCGCCAATCGTGAATACGAATTGGTGGATTACGCCGTATCAAGGCTCAGAGAAATTGAAGGGCTGCAGATGATAGGCGAGTCATCAAATCGTGCGTCAGTCTGTTCCTTTGTTTTTGATGACATTCACGCGTCCGACCTGGGCACAATTCTTGATAAACGCGGAATCGCTGTGCGAACGGGCCATCACTGCGCGCAGCCAATCCTGAGAAGATTTAACGTGCCGGCAACAACACGGGCATCTGTATCGTTTTATAACACAACAGAGGATATTGACAGATTGGTTGACGGCATCCACTATGCCAAGTCATTCTTTGAATAA
- a CDS encoding NifU family protein — translation MPKIKEIERTPNPDAMRFVLAEPLTNGVTRSFENSGEAEHDELAKALFSIDHVINVYYVDKYITVTQDGGAVWSELLRKLAPPIREATPQLDVAEDDEVHATREVQETSDPRLKQINQMLDEQVRPYLLADGGGLKIIGLDGNRLKVHYQGACGTCPTATSGTLYAIESMVKRIDPEIQVISV, via the coding sequence ATGCCAAAAATAAAAGAAATCGAACGAACACCGAATCCGGACGCCATGCGCTTTGTATTGGCCGAACCTCTGACCAACGGTGTAACCCGCTCATTTGAGAACAGCGGGGAAGCAGAGCATGATGAGCTTGCAAAAGCACTGTTCAGCATCGATCATGTGATCAACGTCTATTATGTTGACAAGTATATCACTGTAACGCAGGACGGCGGTGCTGTCTGGAGCGAACTGCTCCGAAAACTTGCTCCGCCAATCCGTGAAGCAACTCCGCAGCTTGATGTTGCAGAAGATGATGAGGTACATGCCACCAGGGAAGTTCAGGAAACTTCAGATCCACGCCTGAAGCAGATAAATCAAATGCTTGATGAACAGGTACGCCCGTATCTGCTTGCCGACGGCGGAGGACTGAAAATAATCGGCCTGGATGGCAATCGTCTGAAAGTGCACTACCAGGGCGCCTGCGGAACCTGTCCTACGGCTACTTCCGGTACACTTTATGCCATTGAAAGCATGGTAAAACGAATAGACCCTGAAATTCAGGTTATCTCTGTATAG
- a CDS encoding HesB/IscA family protein produces the protein MSITISERAAKRIGEIRKEKNISSDTPLRVSVVSGGCSGLTYDLNFDSEKEITAEDKQFEDHGVKMVVDMRSFLYLAGTNLDYTDGLTGQGFHFHNPNAVRSCSCGESFSL, from the coding sequence ATGTCTATCACAATCAGCGAAAGAGCAGCCAAACGGATTGGAGAAATCAGGAAAGAGAAGAATATCTCATCTGATACTCCATTGCGTGTGTCCGTTGTAAGCGGAGGCTGTTCCGGACTCACATACGACCTGAATTTTGACTCTGAAAAGGAGATCACTGCAGAGGATAAGCAGTTTGAAGATCATGGCGTCAAAATGGTTGTTGACATGAGAAGCTTTCTGTATCTCGCAGGCACAAATCTGGATTATACCGACGGATTGACCGGCCAGGGTTTTCACTTTCACAATCCGAATGCGGTTCGGAGCTGCTCATGCGGCGAATCGTTTTCTCTGTAA
- a CDS encoding DUF2480 family protein: MSEIVNKVQQSRLETVDLEKFASDISVKELDLKDFLFHGMILKEKEYRENISNHDWEQYKDSYVAVFCSTDAIIPKWAYMLVVSSLQNLAADVLFGTRDDVTETVLKERLDRFDWSQYSDKFVLLKGCSKINVPPSIYMKATKQLLPHVSKLMYGEACSNVPVYRKPRSPKGS; the protein is encoded by the coding sequence ATGTCTGAAATAGTAAATAAAGTTCAACAGTCCAGGCTGGAAACGGTGGATCTTGAAAAATTTGCCTCAGATATTTCAGTGAAGGAGCTCGACCTAAAGGACTTCCTGTTCCACGGAATGATTCTCAAAGAGAAAGAGTACCGGGAGAATATCTCAAATCATGACTGGGAACAATATAAAGACAGCTATGTTGCGGTTTTTTGCTCAACCGATGCAATCATTCCCAAGTGGGCGTACATGCTTGTGGTAAGCAGTCTACAGAACCTGGCGGCCGACGTTCTTTTCGGTACCCGGGATGATGTGACGGAAACCGTATTAAAAGAGCGCCTTGACAGATTCGACTGGTCTCAATACAGTGACAAATTTGTACTTTTAAAAGGCTGCAGTAAAATCAATGTGCCCCCCTCCATTTACATGAAAGCCACCAAGCAACTCCTTCCCCATGTCTCCAAACTAATGTACGGAGAAGCCTGTTCCAACGTGCCGGTGTACCGTAAGCCGCGTTCCCCGAAAGGGTCATAG
- a CDS encoding phage integrase N-terminal SAM-like domain-containing protein, whose protein sequence is MNRSQILSTLRVELRRKGAEYRTEIAIRQWVKKFLKELSITHSRQLMDWQADYFIANLKKDEQYPAAEILQAKSALSFLFEKIIKANGDKDNSYPTEDQFRIPA, encoded by the coding sequence ATGAACCGATCACAGATCCTGTCCACCTTACGGGTGGAGCTAAGACGAAAGGGAGCAGAGTATCGAACGGAAATAGCGATACGGCAGTGGGTGAAAAAATTTCTGAAAGAGTTATCCATTACGCATTCGCGGCAGCTTATGGATTGGCAGGCAGATTATTTCATCGCTAACCTGAAAAAAGATGAGCAGTATCCGGCGGCTGAAATCCTGCAGGCGAAGTCGGCCCTTTCTTTTCTGTTTGAAAAGATCATAAAGGCTAACGGTGACAAGGATAACAGCTACCCGACGGAGGATCAGTTCAGAATTCCGGCCTGA
- the corA gene encoding magnesium/cobalt transporter CorA: MSRKATSGHAATSLFNRKHLKQVVRKKPGGVPGTPVHTGAKRVEDIQMIVHDFDEDFYEAIPITKIEKSEPYLTSKSKTWIQVNGLHDVDKLKSVWEYFSLHPLVQEDIVSTTQRPKTELYPDHMYMVLRLITDKQTADGPVDLHTEQISIVLGTNYVLSFQETDEPVFAPILKRLEMSTTRLRRYGTDYLAYALIDAVVDHYFNALDHIGESIEQTEDLIISGDTDRQIQRIHSLRHDLVFFRKSVWSLRDALNSLIRDDVPLISPEVKLFIRDVYDHASQAIDSIETNREMVSGLYEMYMSTLSNRMNEVMKVLTMIATIFIPLTFIAGIYGMNFNTDMSPYNMPELNWQYGYPFSIALMAAVTLGLIYFFRRKKWL; this comes from the coding sequence ATGAGCCGCAAAGCCACATCCGGACATGCCGCAACAAGCCTCTTCAACCGAAAGCACCTAAAACAGGTGGTACGGAAAAAGCCGGGCGGCGTGCCGGGCACCCCCGTCCATACTGGAGCGAAGCGGGTCGAAGACATTCAGATGATTGTTCATGACTTTGATGAGGATTTCTACGAAGCCATTCCCATAACCAAAATCGAAAAGTCTGAACCGTACCTCACAAGTAAATCAAAAACATGGATTCAGGTGAACGGACTGCATGATGTTGATAAACTGAAATCCGTTTGGGAGTACTTCAGCCTGCACCCTCTTGTTCAGGAAGACATTGTAAGTACCACGCAGCGCCCCAAGACCGAACTCTACCCCGATCATATGTACATGGTACTCAGGCTGATAACAGACAAACAAACTGCCGATGGGCCTGTTGATCTCCACACAGAGCAGATCAGCATCGTCCTGGGTACCAACTATGTTCTCTCATTTCAGGAAACGGATGAACCCGTTTTTGCCCCCATACTGAAAAGGCTTGAAATGTCGACAACCCGCCTTCGCAGATATGGTACGGATTACCTTGCATATGCGTTAATTGACGCGGTTGTTGATCACTATTTCAATGCTCTGGATCATATTGGTGAATCCATCGAGCAGACCGAAGATCTCATTATTTCCGGTGACACTGACAGACAGATCCAAAGAATTCATTCTCTCAGGCATGACCTCGTTTTCTTCAGAAAATCCGTATGGTCCCTCCGTGATGCGCTGAATTCACTAATCCGTGACGACGTACCGCTCATTTCTCCCGAGGTTAAACTTTTTATTCGCGATGTATACGACCATGCCTCCCAGGCCATTGACAGCATCGAAACCAACCGCGAAATGGTATCCGGCCTGTACGAAATGTATATGTCTACACTCAGCAACCGGATGAATGAAGTGATGAAAGTGCTCACCATGATTGCAACCATTTTCATCCCCCTAACTTTTATTGCCGGAATTTACGGCATGAACTTCAATACGGACATGAGCCCGTATAACATGCCCGAACTGAACTGGCAGTACGGATATCCATTTTCCATTGCACTCATGGCCGCTGTTACACTGGGACTTATTTACTTCTTTCGGCGGAAGAAATGGCTTTAA